The following are encoded together in the Neomonachus schauinslandi chromosome X, ASM220157v2, whole genome shotgun sequence genome:
- the ELF4 gene encoding ETS-related transcription factor Elf-4, with product MAITLQPSDLIFEFASNGMDDIHQLEDPSVFPAVIVEQVPYPELLHLYSGLELDDVHNGIITDGTLCMTQDQILEGSILLADDNEATSQTMSTTEVLLNVESPNDILDEKQIFSTSEMLPDSDPAPAATLPNYLFPVSEPDALNQAGDTDDQEGHCLEEKIPREESAKKTGKSKKRIRKTKGTRSTSPVTDPSIPIRKKSKDGKGSTIYLWEFLLALLQDRNTCPKYIKWTQREKGIFKLVDSKAVSKLWGKQKNKPDMNYETMGRALRYYYQRGILAKVEGQRLVYQFKEMPKDLVVIEDDEERSEVTAASPQASTPSTSTTGTTRRASSRVSARAAPQGKGGPSWEKPKVQNVGLQPSANLELGLSVDEEIPTTSLPESQAKLTRAVSTSSVPSNIHLGVAPVGSGSALTLQTIPLTTVLTSGPPASTPASTQLVLQSVPPASTFKDTFTLQASFPLSTSFQESQVAAPGAPLILSGLPQLLAGANRPTNPVPSSIAGAGPAGPSPQPPGTVIAAFIRTSGATAAAGVKEGPLRPSSYVQGMVTGAPVEGLLVPEETLRELLRDRAHLQPLPTQVVSRGSHNPSLLGNQTFSSPSRPTVGLTPVAELELSSGSGSLFMAEPSVTTSGSLLTRSPTPASFSPFNPTSLIKMEPHDI from the exons ATGGCTATTACCTTGCAGCCCAGTGACCTGATCTTTGAGTTTGCAAGCAACGGGATGGATGATATCCACCAG CTGGAGGACCCCTCGGTGTTCCCAGCTGTGATCGTGGAGCAGGTACCCTACCCCGAGCTACTGCATCTGTACTCAGGACTGGAGCTGGACGACGTTCACAATGGCATCATAACGGATGGGACCTTGTGCATGACACAGGATCAGATTCTGGAGGGCAGTATTCTGCTTGCAG ATGACAATGAAGCAACCTCACAAACCATGTCAACCACTGAAGTCTTGCTCAATGTCGAGTCTCCTAACGACATCCTGGATGAGAAGCAGATCT TCAGCACCTCCGAAATGCTTCCAGACTCAGACCCTGCTCCGGCTGCCACTCTGCCCAACTACCTGTTTCCTGTCTCTGAGCCTGATGCCTTGAACCAGGCGGGTGACACTGATGACCAGGAGGGGCATTGTCTGGAGGAGAAGATCCCCAGAGAGGAAAGTGCCAAGAAGACTggaaaatcaaagaagagaa tcCGGAAGACAAAGGGCACCCGCAGTACCTCACCGGTCACTGACCCCAGCATCCCCATACGGAAGAAATCGAAGGACGGCAAAG GCAGCACCATCTACCTGTGGGAGTTCCTCCTCGCGCTTCTGCAGGACAGGAACACCTGCCCGAAGTACATCAAGTGGACCCAGCGAGAGAAGGGCATCTTCAAGCTGGTGGACTCCAAAGCTGTGTCCAAGCTGTGGGGGAAGCAGAAAAACAAGCCTGACATGAACTATGAGACGATGGGGCGGGCACTGAG ATATTACTACCAAAGAGGCATCCTGGCCAAAGTGGAAGGGCAGAGGCTGGTGTACCAGTTTAAGGAGATGCCCAAGGACCTGGTGGTGATTGAAGATGATGAGGAGAGAAGTGAAGTCACGGCGGCCTCCCCTCAGGCCTCCacaccctccacctccaccaccgGCACCACCCGCCGAGCCAGTTCCAGGGTCTCGGCCAGAGCTGCTCCCCAGGGCAAGGGAGGCCCTTCCTGGGAGAAGCCAAAGGTTCAGAACGTTGGCTTACAGCCATCTGCGAATCTGGAACTGGGACTGTCTGTAGATGAGGAGATCCCCACTACCTCCCTGCCAGAGAGCCAGGCCAAACTCACCAGAGCCGTGAG tACTTCTTCAGTGCCCAGCAACATCCACCTGGGAGTGGCCCCCGTGGGGTCGGGCTCTGCCTTGACCCTGCAGACAATCCCACTGACCACAGTGCTGACCAGCGGGCCCCCTGCCAGTACGCCTGCTTCCACACAGCTCGTTCTCCAGAGTGTTCCGCCTGCTTCGACCTTCAAGGACACCTTCACTTTGCAGGCCTCCTTCCCCCTGAGCACCAGTTTCCAAGAAAGTCAGGTGGCAGCACCGGGGGCCCCGCTGATTCTCAGTGGCCTCCCCCAACTTCTGGCTGGGGCCAACCGTCCGACCAACCCGGTGCCATCCTCCATCGCAGGGGCTGGACCGGCCGGGCCCAGCCCTCAGCCCCCCGGGACTGTCATTGCTGCCTTCATCAGGACTTCTGGTGCCACTGCAGCCGCTGGGGTCAAGGAGGGGCCGCTGAGGCCCTCCTCATATGTGCAGGGCATGGTGACTGGGGCCCCCGTGGAGGGGCTGCTGGTTCCCGAAGAGACCCTGAGGGAGCTCCTGAGGGATCGGGCTCACCTTCAGCCACTTCCAACCCAGGTGGTTTCAAGGGGTTCCCACAATCCGAGCCTTCTGGGGAACCAGACTTTCTCTTCTCCCAGCCGCCCCACTGTTGGGCTGACCCCAGTGGCTGAACTTGAGCTCTCCTCAGGCTCAGGGTCCCTGTTTATGGCTGAGCCTAGTGTGACCACCTCTGGGAGCCTGCTGACCAGATCCCCAACCCcagcctccttctccccattCAACCCCACCTCGCTTAttaagatggagccccatgacATATAA